Proteins encoded together in one Planctomyces sp. SH-PL14 window:
- a CDS encoding transglutaminase family protein: MSPRWPALFTAVLITSAAPALQAQEATAKLEAPALINVAELVQKVRKSVVVVSFAGREGSTEGVGTGFVVRQDGLIATNSHVIGEARPITVRTVDGKSYPVESIQAHERDLDLAVLKIKAEGLPALELGDSETLVQGQPVVAIGNPEGLEHSVVTGVVSGLRKEVDGRTMIQLAIPIERGNSGGPLLDLEGRVHGLLTLKSLVTENLGYAVPVNALKPLLEKPSPIPMSRWLTIGRLSPQQWDAPADVNWSQRAGTIKASGMPSGFGGRSLCVSKGAPPAVPYEVAVTVSMDEEDGAAGLVFLYDGQRHYGFYPSSGKLRFSRFDGPVVYDWNVIWDEPVAAYRPNDWNNLKVRVEADRIVCFCNGEQVFEFKGDTPVTDAHPSPFKWSDGKAGLAKFRHTTARFKNFSLAEKIVDERPSPDVLARLEEITRSIHADQPPTGAQVEAAGALTGDSRRLLEQEAQRLQRQAERVRQLARAVHASRVRKDLAAALDSEHGTTHLLRAALLISALDNPELDVDYYVRLVDDLSAELKPRIEAASSPADKLAVLHKFLFEEQSFHGSRVNYDSASNSYLNEVLDDREGLPITLSVVYMSVAERVGLKVEGVGLPGHYVTRYVPSEGEPQLIDVFDRGAPLSIKEAQVRVTGGRTDDWDDEYLAPQTPRQIIERMCRNLIGVANRKGDAEATLRYVEAILAFRPESGQDQIMKAILCYNLGRYADGLAAADWVLEHPPEGVVLERVQELRTALAAKVERKGD; encoded by the coding sequence ATGTCACCGCGGTGGCCAGCTCTTTTCACTGCCGTTCTGATCACTTCGGCCGCACCCGCGCTCCAGGCCCAGGAAGCGACCGCCAAGCTCGAAGCCCCCGCCCTCATCAACGTCGCCGAACTCGTCCAGAAAGTGCGGAAGTCCGTTGTCGTCGTCTCCTTCGCCGGACGGGAAGGCTCCACCGAAGGGGTCGGCACCGGCTTCGTCGTCCGCCAGGACGGACTGATCGCGACCAACAGCCACGTCATCGGCGAGGCAAGGCCCATCACGGTCCGCACGGTCGACGGCAAGAGCTACCCCGTCGAAAGCATCCAAGCCCACGAACGTGACCTCGATCTGGCCGTCCTCAAGATCAAGGCCGAGGGACTCCCGGCCCTCGAACTCGGAGACTCGGAAACGCTCGTGCAGGGCCAGCCGGTCGTCGCGATCGGCAACCCCGAAGGCCTGGAGCACAGCGTCGTGACCGGCGTCGTCTCGGGACTGCGGAAAGAAGTCGACGGCCGCACGATGATCCAGCTCGCGATCCCGATCGAGCGGGGAAACAGCGGTGGTCCGCTGCTCGACCTCGAAGGACGCGTCCACGGACTGCTGACGCTCAAGTCCCTGGTGACCGAGAACCTTGGCTACGCGGTCCCGGTCAATGCCCTCAAACCGCTCCTGGAGAAGCCGAGTCCGATTCCAATGTCCCGCTGGCTGACGATCGGCCGGCTGAGTCCGCAGCAGTGGGACGCCCCGGCTGACGTCAACTGGTCGCAGCGAGCGGGGACGATCAAGGCCTCGGGAATGCCCTCGGGCTTCGGCGGCCGATCGCTGTGCGTCTCCAAGGGCGCTCCCCCGGCGGTCCCGTACGAGGTCGCAGTGACAGTGAGCATGGACGAAGAGGACGGGGCCGCGGGGCTTGTTTTCCTTTACGACGGGCAGCGGCACTACGGCTTCTATCCCAGCAGCGGCAAGCTCCGGTTCTCCCGCTTCGACGGCCCGGTTGTCTACGACTGGAACGTGATCTGGGACGAACCGGTCGCCGCGTACCGCCCGAACGACTGGAACAACCTCAAGGTGCGGGTCGAAGCGGACCGGATCGTCTGTTTCTGCAACGGCGAGCAGGTGTTCGAATTCAAGGGGGACACGCCGGTCACGGACGCGCACCCCTCCCCGTTCAAATGGAGCGATGGGAAGGCGGGGCTCGCCAAGTTCCGCCACACGACCGCCCGCTTCAAGAATTTTTCGCTGGCGGAGAAGATCGTCGACGAGCGGCCCTCCCCGGATGTCCTCGCCAGGCTCGAGGAGATCACCCGATCGATCCACGCCGACCAGCCGCCGACGGGCGCGCAGGTCGAAGCGGCCGGGGCCCTGACGGGCGACTCGCGGCGACTCCTGGAACAAGAGGCTCAGCGGCTTCAGCGGCAGGCGGAGCGGGTCCGGCAACTCGCCCGGGCGGTTCACGCGTCACGTGTCCGGAAGGACCTCGCGGCCGCGCTCGACTCCGAGCATGGCACGACGCACCTCCTCCGGGCGGCGCTCCTCATCTCGGCCCTCGACAACCCGGAGCTCGATGTCGACTACTACGTCCGCCTCGTCGACGACCTCTCGGCGGAGCTGAAGCCGCGGATCGAAGCGGCGTCATCGCCGGCGGACAAGCTCGCGGTGCTCCACAAGTTCCTCTTCGAGGAGCAGAGTTTTCATGGTAGCCGGGTCAACTACGACTCCGCCTCGAACAGCTATCTCAACGAAGTGCTCGACGACCGCGAAGGACTGCCGATCACACTGTCGGTCGTCTATATGAGCGTCGCCGAGCGGGTCGGGCTGAAGGTCGAAGGGGTCGGGCTGCCCGGGCACTACGTCACGCGGTACGTCCCGTCGGAAGGGGAGCCGCAGCTCATCGACGTCTTCGACCGCGGAGCGCCGCTCTCGATCAAGGAGGCCCAGGTCCGCGTGACCGGCGGGCGGACCGACGACTGGGACGACGAATACCTCGCCCCGCAGACGCCGCGACAGATCATCGAGCGGATGTGCCGCAACCTGATCGGCGTGGCGAACCGCAAGGGGGACGCCGAGGCAACTCTGCGATACGTGGAAGCGATCCTGGCGTTCCGCCCCGAGAGCGGTCAGGACCAGATCATGAAAGCGATCCTGTGCTACAACCTCGGCCGCTACGCCGACGGGCTCGCGGCGGCCGACTGGGTCCTGGAACACCCTCCCGAAGGAGTGGTCCTGGAACGGGTTCAGGAGCTCAGGACTGCCCTCGCTGCCAAGGTGGAGAGAAAAGGGGATTAA